GAAAGAAGGAACAATGAGCGATTCAATCACCGACCTCTTCGCCGACGCCGTCGATGAAGGGGCTCTCACCAAGGCATCCCTGCGGGTACTCGCCACCCCGGACATCAACACCAAGCTCCAAGCTGCCATGGGCGTTGATGTCGACAATGTCATGGCCAGCGAAGTCGTCTTGGTCAACATCCTGATGGACAACTCTGTCTCGATGGGGCCGATGAAGGCTACGGCCATGGATGGTCAGAACGAGGTCGTCGACGCCCTCCTGGCGACCAAGGAGGTCGACGGTGTGCTGATGCTGAGCACATTGCTCAACGGTGGGGCAGTTGGTGGCTACCAGCCGCTGGACACATCGTCCAAGCTGGACGCCAAGACCTACCGCATCACCGGCAACACACCACTGTACGAACGAACAGTCGATGTCTTGGCTGCCATGGTCGCCAAGACGCAGGCTTTCGTCAACGGTGGTGTGCCCGTCCGAACGATCACCCTGATCGTGACTGATGGTGGCGACAACGCTTCCAGGCATACCTCGGCCGATGTCAAGCAGGTGGTTACCGACCTCACCAGGCAGGAACACCACATCATTGCCGGCATGGGTATCGACGACGGATACACCGACTTCGTGGACGTGTTCACGGGCATGGGGATTCCCGATCAGTGGATCCTGACACCCGGCAATTCCAAGAGCGAGATTCGGGCAGCGTTCCGAGTCTTCTCGCAGTCGGCTGTGCGTGTCAGTCAGTCGGCCGCCAGCATGAGCCAGGTCGCCCTCGGCGGCTTCGGCACCTGAAGGAGGTAGCGAGACCTTCGGGAAAACAGCAGGCTTGATCGCCTCAATGATCGAGCATTAACTGCAACAAACCTGCGGACTCGCCCGCAATCAGTGAGTTGGGGTCGGTTGAGTAGCCTCGTGCTACTCCCGACCCCGCTCACAAGCAACTTATCACTATTCATCTAAAACTAGTCAAACTTAATAAAACAAGTATTATGAAGTACATGTATACATATCTATTGGTTCCGGGCAGGCATCATTTATTAAGTAATTTTATGCACGATTACTTTTTACAGGCTAGTAATAATCGCAGTATCGAATTAATCGACGGTAGCCAAGCCGAGTTTGATGAAAGTATCTGCATGGTTTGGGCAATCACTTCAGCTAATCATCAAAACACTCGGCGCAATCCGTTGGCCGGATACCGTCGCGAAGCTGCTGTTGATGAATTTATGGCAGATTTGCCATGTCAATATCTGACTTACCATATCAACGATATCGGCCAATCTAACCGGTTTGCCGACTATATAATCAAATCTATCGAGGTTGAGAGCCGAGGCTCAACATTACTAACTCCCGATAACACAATTGTGGCAACCTCAACCCCAAGTGTAATTGAGCTATTCGAAACCTTGGGCTACAAAATTGCACCGATTGAGCTTTCTAGCCGACAGCCAGAGCAATACCGTGCTGCTCGCGCCTGGGACATATTGCTGGAGCTGGTGGCGGCCGGCAACAATTGGCGTGATTCCGAAAGTTATATCCAACAGATGCATCCAAGTAGTCAGAGATTGCTTGACAGATACAAGCTAGCCGAGCAAATTATCGAACTCCATAACGATCCATTGGTTGGCGATGAGGGCGACATAACAGAGACTCGTGATTACGAAAAGTACCGTCAATCTTTCGATACTGGCGCCGAACGTAAATACGCTATTCTTGGCCCCCATATTCGGCCAGGCAGAATTATCGATATCGGCTGCGCAACTGGATCTTTACTAAAGCAAATCGACAACGACGATCGTTTTCGTGAATCTGATTTATACGGTATCGAAGTTGCCAAACCGCTTTACGATCGGTGCTTGCAACGCCTTGCCAATGGCGAGTTTCGGAATGAAAACACTTTCTTTTACCAACGTAATATTATGCGAGGCAAACTATTCCCAGACAACAGCGTCAATACATCAATTAGTATCTCATTAACGCACGAGATTGATTCCTACCTTGGACGAGATAGTCTACACAAGTTTATTAGTCAGATTTTCCAACAAACGGCACCAGGTGGCGTATACATCAATCTAGATGTCACTTGCCCGGAAAACCCAGACGAAAAGGTGGTAATCTGGCTAAACCACCTCGATGGCCAGGATGCTGACGATCAAGAATACGCGATCGATCGCCAGACAGATTATAGTGAGTACCTTGGCAAGCTATCGACACTTGGCTTGTTTAAGCGTTTCATCAAAGATTTTCGAAAAACTGAAGGCGATCAGATCAAAGATTACGAATTATTCGAAAAAGATGAGCAGTATTTTGCTAGACTGCGCCGCGCCGATGCTGTTGAATTTATGGTAACTAAAGACTACCAAGATAGCTGGTATAGCGAAATGCACGAGCGGTTCTGTTATTGGCCGCCGAGCGAATGGCAGAGGCAACTCGAAGCCGTTGGCTTTAGTGTTGACCCAGCTTCGGGAGCTTTCCAGAATGATTGGATCAATCAGAACAGATTCGAAGGTAAGCTTAAGTTGTTTATTGAAATCGATGGCCAGCTCGTACCTCAGGACTGGCCAGATACCAGTGTATTGATGGTTGCACGCAAGCCGTAATGACTACTGAACTTTGCGGTATAACCAGACGGCTAACGGCGCAAAAACAAAGATAATACCTGCTGTCCAAAGTAGCGTATGCCAGATGTATTGGCCACCATCGGCGACTCCGCCCTGCGTAAGGTGTCTAACAGCGTTTACGACCTGGGTGACTGGCTGATTTTGCGCAAAGTGCTGTAGCCAATTTGGCATGGTTTCGACAGGCACGAACACCGAACTTGCAAATACAAGTGGAAATACCCATAAGAAGCCGGCTACTTGAACAGTCTCTGAATCACGCAGCCACATTCCAATTACGGCACTTATCCAGCTAAATGCATATGCAAACAAAATGATAATCAAGCCAGCCAGCAAGAACTTTAGCAACCCCTGTTGATAGCGAAACCCAAGCAGAAAGCCAACCGAAGACATAAGGATAAT
This genomic window from Candidatus Nomurabacteria bacterium contains:
- a CDS encoding methyltransferase domain-containing protein — its product is MYTYLLVPGRHHLLSNFMHDYFLQASNNRSIELIDGSQAEFDESICMVWAITSANHQNTRRNPLAGYRREAAVDEFMADLPCQYLTYHINDIGQSNRFADYIIKSIEVESRGSTLLTPDNTIVATSTPSVIELFETLGYKIAPIELSSRQPEQYRAARAWDILLELVAAGNNWRDSESYIQQMHPSSQRLLDRYKLAEQIIELHNDPLVGDEGDITETRDYEKYRQSFDTGAERKYAILGPHIRPGRIIDIGCATGSLLKQIDNDDRFRESDLYGIEVAKPLYDRCLQRLANGEFRNENTFFYQRNIMRGKLFPDNSVNTSISISLTHEIDSYLGRDSLHKFISQIFQQTAPGGVYINLDVTCPENPDEKVVIWLNHLDGQDADDQEYAIDRQTDYSEYLGKLSTLGLFKRFIKDFRKTEGDQIKDYELFEKDEQYFARLRRADAVEFMVTKDYQDSWYSEMHERFCYWPPSEWQRQLEAVGFSVDPASGAFQNDWINQNRFEGKLKLFIEIDGQLVPQDWPDTSVLMVARKP
- a CDS encoding ABC transporter permease produces the protein MKGVADTLQIVKRNVKRNFRIPQLLVFSSIQPVIFLLLFNYVFGGAVSGGSDVKYINFLLPGILAQTALFGAIQTGVGLAEDLDKGVIDRLRSLPIARYAVLAGRTIADSARNLFVIILMSSVGFLLGFRYQQGLLKFLLAGLIIILFAYAFSWISAVIGMWLRDSETVQVAGFLWVFPLVFASSVFVPVETMPNWLQHFAQNQPVTQVVNAVRHLTQGGVADGGQYIWHTLLWTAGIIFVFAPLAVWLYRKVQ